The proteins below are encoded in one region of Nonomuraea helvata:
- a CDS encoding ester cyclase — translation MSADQEARNKETYHHFHDAINSGDLEVISKAIDEYVHPEGRFHTAERTDVPAVQAQKRIWETLLRAFPDIHVTVEDLLAEGDKIVVRQTVTGTNSGEYRGMPATGRSVTYNEIFIVCFADGQITDLWGVVDVYSQLRQLGLIQA, via the coding sequence ATGTCAGCAGACCAGGAAGCACGTAACAAGGAGACGTACCACCACTTCCACGACGCCATCAACAGCGGCGATCTGGAGGTCATCTCGAAGGCGATCGACGAGTACGTTCACCCGGAAGGGCGGTTCCACACGGCGGAGCGGACCGACGTGCCCGCGGTGCAGGCACAGAAACGCATATGGGAGACCCTGCTGCGCGCGTTCCCCGACATTCACGTGACGGTCGAGGACCTGCTCGCCGAGGGAGACAAGATCGTCGTCCGGCAGACGGTCACCGGGACCAACTCCGGTGAATACCGGGGCATGCCCGCGACCGGCAGATCCGTCACCTACAACGAGATCTTCATCGTCTGCTTCGCCGACGGCCAGATCACCGACCTCTGGGGAGTCGTCGACGTCTACTCCCAGCTGCGGCAGCTCGGCCTCATCCAGGCGTAG
- a CDS encoding sensor histidine kinase, whose amino-acid sequence MSDPAARWPVPVTVGPYALLALLTGVTVAAKRSAGASLLIDLVLCALMAAWMLGVFTLRPAWREREPVMAAFFTVLLLLTAILVIRDPWFGFFTPAAYVFAFRVLRWPWEPIGVGAVAVVAGTAQAYGVDKSTAVGLLTYGAVVAANVIPMCAFAWYARRDAQRNEERERALREAREANRKLAASLAENAALHEQLLVQARNAGVQDERRRMAREIHDTLAQGLTGIITQLRAAEHSGDDPAEWRRHIEAATKLAGESLSEARRSVHALRPEPLETARLSEALASVAGRWSALEEIPVQITTTGTARPLRPEAEVALLRTAQEALANVAKHARASRVGVTLSYLEDEVALDVRDDGCGFDPAWLAHDVADGPHAAHPGFGLIAMRQRIEGLSGTLQVESEPGAGTGISARVPSERAESPA is encoded by the coding sequence GTGAGCGATCCAGCGGCACGGTGGCCCGTGCCGGTGACCGTCGGGCCGTATGCGTTGCTGGCCCTGCTGACCGGCGTCACCGTGGCCGCCAAGCGCTCGGCGGGCGCGTCGCTGCTCATCGACCTGGTCCTGTGTGCGCTGATGGCGGCGTGGATGCTGGGCGTCTTCACGCTCCGTCCTGCCTGGCGCGAGCGGGAGCCGGTGATGGCTGCGTTCTTCACCGTGCTGCTCCTGCTCACGGCGATCCTGGTGATCAGAGACCCGTGGTTTGGTTTCTTCACCCCTGCGGCGTATGTCTTCGCCTTCCGGGTCCTGCGCTGGCCCTGGGAGCCGATCGGCGTCGGCGCGGTGGCGGTGGTGGCGGGCACGGCTCAGGCGTACGGCGTGGACAAGTCCACGGCCGTCGGCCTGCTCACCTACGGCGCCGTCGTGGCCGCGAACGTCATCCCCATGTGCGCCTTCGCCTGGTACGCCCGGCGCGACGCCCAGCGGAACGAGGAGCGCGAGCGTGCGCTCCGCGAGGCTCGCGAGGCGAACCGCAAGCTGGCGGCGTCACTGGCGGAGAACGCGGCCCTGCACGAGCAGTTGCTGGTGCAGGCACGGAACGCCGGCGTGCAGGACGAGCGCCGGAGGATGGCGCGGGAGATCCACGACACCCTGGCGCAGGGGCTGACCGGCATCATCACCCAACTGCGCGCGGCCGAGCACTCCGGCGACGACCCGGCGGAATGGCGCCGGCACATTGAGGCCGCGACCAAGCTGGCCGGGGAGAGCCTGTCCGAGGCGCGGCGGTCGGTGCACGCGCTGCGCCCCGAACCGCTGGAGACGGCACGGCTGAGCGAGGCGCTGGCGAGCGTCGCCGGCCGCTGGTCGGCGCTTGAGGAGATCCCTGTTCAGATCACGACGACCGGCACGGCGCGGCCCCTGCGGCCGGAGGCCGAGGTCGCGCTGCTCAGAACCGCGCAGGAGGCGCTGGCCAACGTGGCCAAGCACGCGCGGGCGAGCCGGGTAGGGGTGACGCTGTCGTACCTGGAAGACGAGGTGGCTCTGGACGTGCGCGACGACGGCTGCGGCTTCGATCCGGCCTGGCTTGCCCATGATGTCGCCGATGGCCCGCATGCAGCTCACCCTGGATTCGGGCTGATCGCGATGCGACAGCGGATCGAGGGCCTGTCAGGCACGCTGCAGGTCGAGTCGGAGCCCGGCGCCGGGACGGGGATCTCGGCCCGCGTCCCCTCCGAGCGGGCGGAGTCCCCCGCATGA
- a CDS encoding FAD-dependent monooxygenase — protein sequence MDARHNGGRRALVVGLGISGIATALRLRQIGWTPVIVERSAGRRSGGYFIALFGAGRAAARRLGILDRLADRGPDGAAYDIDRAGNRRPGLGFKDFPGRPWMMMRGDVEEAGFAALPSDVEIRYSTVPTRIEQDPDGVDVTLADTADGTSVTERFDLVVGADGLRSTVRRLAFGPHEDYLRRMNYMLVAYQLPGALPGHDQTDSVILAEPGRSMWIFPFKDRPPTVLLSYHTDDVDAEFTGPMIDRVRAVFGPEPAGPVLGAALDVLESAEEVLFDSVEQVHMDSWHRGRVVLVGDAAWCVTLYAGMGASSGMAGADLLGTMLARHPRSVTQALAEWEQQLRPSIGYLQGNGMQMRSLFVPATRFELARRKAMVRMSKMPVTSPLLRRWRTKGKAARMKDMDFSHPDFARPGLTGPARVHA from the coding sequence ATGGATGCGAGGCACAACGGTGGCCGCCGGGCTCTGGTGGTCGGGTTGGGCATCAGCGGGATCGCGACCGCGCTGCGGCTGCGGCAGATCGGCTGGACGCCGGTCATCGTCGAGCGGAGCGCCGGCAGGCGCTCCGGTGGATATTTCATCGCGCTGTTCGGCGCGGGCCGTGCCGCCGCCAGACGCCTGGGCATCCTGGACAGGCTCGCCGATCGAGGCCCGGACGGCGCCGCCTACGACATCGACCGGGCCGGGAATCGCCGGCCGGGGCTGGGCTTCAAGGACTTTCCTGGCCGGCCGTGGATGATGATGCGGGGAGACGTGGAGGAGGCCGGTTTCGCCGCGCTGCCGTCCGATGTCGAGATCCGTTACTCCACCGTGCCGACCCGGATCGAGCAGGACCCCGACGGGGTTGATGTGACGCTGGCCGACACCGCCGACGGAACCTCGGTCACCGAGCGTTTCGATCTGGTCGTCGGTGCGGACGGGTTGCGCTCCACGGTGCGGCGGCTGGCATTCGGGCCGCACGAGGACTACTTGCGCCGGATGAACTACATGCTGGTCGCGTATCAGCTGCCCGGCGCGCTCCCCGGCCATGACCAGACCGATTCCGTCATCCTCGCAGAACCCGGACGGTCGATGTGGATCTTCCCGTTCAAGGACCGTCCGCCGACCGTGCTGCTGAGCTACCACACCGACGATGTGGACGCCGAGTTCACCGGGCCGATGATCGATCGGGTGCGCGCGGTGTTCGGCCCGGAGCCGGCCGGCCCGGTGCTGGGTGCGGCGCTGGACGTGCTGGAGTCGGCCGAGGAGGTGCTGTTCGACTCCGTCGAGCAGGTGCACATGGACAGCTGGCATCGCGGCCGGGTGGTGCTCGTGGGTGACGCGGCCTGGTGCGTGACCCTTTATGCGGGGATGGGCGCCTCGAGCGGGATGGCCGGGGCCGACCTGCTGGGCACCATGCTGGCCCGCCATCCCCGCAGCGTGACGCAGGCACTGGCCGAATGGGAGCAGCAGTTGCGCCCCTCCATCGGCTACCTCCAGGGCAACGGGATGCAGATGCGCAGCCTGTTCGTCCCGGCCACCCGCTTCGAACTCGCGCGGCGCAAGGCGATGGTCCGCATGAGCAAGATGCCGGTCACCTCCCCGCTGCTGCGCCGGTGGCGGACCAAGGGCAAGGCGGCCCGAATGAAGGACATGGACTTCTCCCACCCTGACTTCGCCCGCCC
- a CDS encoding FAD-binding oxidoreductase has product MSRRGLLAGAGAATVTVLGAGTGAAAAAVPETTGFGPVTVRPGDFRYDNLLRGNNFRYVGRPEEIRVVGSTDQVVRAVSEAVRSGRRIAPRSGGHCFENFTADPAVRVLLDLSPMDEVGYDADRQAFAVQPGATLGHVYRTLFKGWGVTIPGGGCPEVGAGGHFAGGGYGPLSRRYGSVVDHLYGVEVVVVDRDGTARTVVATREPGDPHRDLWWAHTGGGGGNFGVVTRYWLRSPRVTGADPSQLLPAAPQRMLQHVVFWSWEHMTEQALTGLLRNFGTWHERNSAPGSPYAGLYGILQPSHRAGGTVMLVAQIDADLPNADSMVTDFLAAVTAGTDLTPALDIRRTMPWLHRMTWPGTGEPGDVLNRRYKIKAAYLRRGFTDTQLAAVYRNLTNSTGGPDAGMLLVGYGGQVRAVAPGATAIAQRDAVMKAVYQTIWADEADDAANLAWVRGFYRDVYAATGGVPVPGEVNDGSYINYPDADLADPAWNTSGVSAHRLYYKDNYPRLQRVKARWDPRNVFRHALAIEPPQAG; this is encoded by the coding sequence GTGAGCCGTCGTGGGCTGCTCGCCGGTGCGGGTGCCGCGACGGTCACCGTGTTGGGCGCCGGTACCGGTGCCGCCGCCGCGGCCGTACCGGAGACGACGGGATTCGGGCCGGTGACGGTACGGCCGGGCGACTTTCGCTACGACAACCTGCTGCGTGGCAACAACTTCCGGTACGTCGGCCGGCCGGAGGAGATCCGCGTGGTCGGGTCGACCGATCAGGTGGTGCGTGCGGTGTCGGAGGCGGTGCGGTCCGGCCGGCGGATCGCGCCGCGCAGCGGCGGGCACTGCTTCGAGAACTTCACCGCCGATCCGGCGGTGCGGGTGCTGCTGGACCTCTCCCCGATGGACGAGGTCGGCTATGACGCTGATCGGCAGGCGTTCGCGGTGCAACCCGGTGCCACTCTCGGGCACGTGTACCGGACGCTGTTCAAGGGCTGGGGCGTGACGATCCCAGGCGGCGGCTGTCCGGAAGTGGGTGCCGGTGGGCACTTCGCGGGCGGCGGGTACGGGCCGCTGTCCCGGCGGTACGGCTCGGTGGTGGATCACCTGTACGGCGTGGAGGTCGTGGTGGTCGACCGCGACGGCACCGCCCGTACGGTGGTCGCCACCCGCGAGCCGGGCGACCCGCACCGCGATCTGTGGTGGGCGCACACCGGCGGTGGCGGCGGCAACTTCGGCGTGGTCACCCGGTACTGGTTGCGCTCGCCCCGCGTCACCGGCGCCGACCCGTCCCAGCTGCTCCCGGCGGCACCACAGCGGATGCTGCAGCACGTGGTCTTCTGGTCCTGGGAGCACATGACCGAACAGGCGCTCACCGGACTGCTGCGCAACTTCGGGACCTGGCATGAGCGCAACAGCGCGCCCGGCTCTCCGTACGCCGGGTTGTACGGGATCCTCCAGCCGTCGCACCGCGCCGGCGGAACCGTCATGCTGGTCGCGCAGATCGACGCGGACCTCCCCAACGCCGACAGCATGGTGACCGACTTCCTGGCCGCGGTGACCGCCGGCACCGACCTCACACCGGCGCTCGACATCCGGCGGACGATGCCATGGTTGCACCGGATGACCTGGCCGGGCACCGGCGAGCCGGGTGACGTGCTCAACCGGCGGTACAAGATAAAGGCCGCCTACCTGCGACGCGGCTTCACCGACACCCAACTCGCGGCCGTCTACCGCAACCTGACGAACTCCACCGGCGGCCCGGACGCCGGCATGCTGCTCGTCGGCTACGGCGGCCAGGTCCGCGCGGTAGCGCCAGGGGCCACCGCGATCGCCCAGCGGGACGCGGTGATGAAGGCGGTCTACCAGACGATCTGGGCCGACGAGGCGGACGACGCGGCCAACCTCGCCTGGGTCCGCGGCTTCTACCGCGACGTGTACGCCGCCACCGGCGGTGTGCCCGTGCCCGGCGAGGTCAACGACGGCTCCTACATCAACTACCCCGATGCCGACCTGGCCGACCCGGCATGGAACACCTCAGGCGTGTCCGCGCACCGGCTCTACTACAAGGACAACTACCCGCGCCTCCAACGGGTGAAAGCCCGGTGGGACCCGCGCAACGTCTTCCGGCACGCTCTGGCCATCGAGCCTCCACAGGCCGGCTGA
- a CDS encoding response regulator transcription factor yields the protein MSRSDTVIRLLIVDDHPVVRDGLSSMFARDPEFEVVGEAGDGAEAVRLADTLRPDVVLMDLRMPGMDGVSATRELAGRGVRVLVLTTYDTDSHVLPAIEAGATGYLLKDAPRDELLRAVRATARGEAVLAPSAAALLMSRVRSSSSGPLSRRELEVLQLVAAGATNREAAARLFITEATVKSHLLNIYGKLGVGDRAAAVTEAFNRGLLVPRSPEQP from the coding sequence ATGAGCCGCTCCGATACCGTGATCAGGCTGCTGATCGTCGACGATCATCCGGTGGTCAGAGACGGCTTGAGCAGCATGTTCGCGCGCGATCCGGAGTTCGAGGTGGTCGGCGAGGCCGGCGACGGGGCCGAGGCGGTCCGGCTCGCCGACACCCTGCGGCCGGATGTGGTCCTCATGGATCTGCGGATGCCCGGGATGGACGGCGTGAGCGCGACAAGAGAGCTGGCCGGGCGCGGCGTGCGTGTGCTGGTGCTCACCACGTACGACACCGACAGCCACGTGCTGCCCGCGATCGAGGCAGGTGCTACCGGCTACCTGCTCAAAGACGCTCCCCGTGACGAGCTGCTGCGGGCGGTCCGGGCAACGGCCCGGGGCGAGGCGGTGCTCGCGCCGTCGGCGGCGGCCCTGCTGATGAGCCGGGTACGCTCCTCCTCCTCGGGGCCGCTCAGCCGACGCGAGCTCGAAGTGCTCCAACTGGTCGCGGCGGGGGCCACGAACCGGGAAGCGGCGGCGAGGCTGTTCATCACCGAGGCCACGGTCAAATCTCACCTGCTGAACATCTACGGCAAGCTCGGTGTGGGTGACCGTGCCGCCGCCGTCACCGAGGCGTTCAACCGTGGACTGCTCGTCCCGCGATCACCGGAACAACCCTGA